The following proteins come from a genomic window of Nitrosopumilaceae archaeon AB1(1):
- the fen gene encoding flap endonuclease-1, which produces MGVNFKKLVPKEPTSLDSFANKIVAIDAYNALYQFLSTIRGINGLQLTDSHGHVTSHISGLFYRNINYLSKGILPVYIFDGKSPSLKSAEVARRRQIKKDATVKYERAISEGNTADAKKYAQQTTTLNDYIISDAKTLLGSFGIPYVDAKGEGEATAAHLTRTGKVFATASQDYDSILFGSTRLVRNFTTSGRRKIPNRNHYIELVPEMIYFEKTLESLKLTHEELVDVAILIGTDFNPNGFKRIGPATAIKMIREHSRLEDIPAIQEQLDMIDYSQIRDIFLKPDVSQVDDIEFGDVNNDGIIQFMAQKHDFSADKINASLGRLEKALEKKNQTLENWF; this is translated from the coding sequence ATGGGTGTAAATTTTAAAAAACTTGTACCGAAAGAACCGACTAGTTTGGACTCTTTTGCAAATAAAATTGTGGCAATTGATGCCTATAATGCGTTATACCAATTTTTATCTACCATCCGTGGAATTAATGGTCTACAATTAACTGACTCACACGGACATGTAACAAGTCACATCAGTGGATTATTCTATAGAAATATCAATTATTTATCTAAAGGAATACTTCCAGTTTATATCTTTGATGGCAAGTCTCCTTCTTTGAAATCTGCCGAAGTTGCACGCAGACGTCAGATTAAAAAAGATGCTACGGTAAAATATGAAAGGGCCATCTCTGAGGGTAATACTGCTGATGCTAAGAAATATGCTCAGCAGACTACTACACTAAATGACTATATAATCTCTGATGCTAAAACACTGCTCGGCTCATTTGGTATACCCTACGTGGATGCAAAAGGTGAGGGTGAGGCGACTGCAGCACACCTTACAAGGACCGGTAAAGTTTTTGCAACTGCAAGTCAAGATTACGACTCTATTCTATTTGGCTCTACCCGATTGGTACGAAATTTTACAACTAGCGGTAGACGTAAAATACCAAATAGGAATCACTATATCGAACTAGTCCCTGAAATGATTTATTTTGAAAAGACACTAGAATCGCTAAAACTTACTCATGAAGAATTGGTAGATGTTGCAATTTTAATTGGTACTGACTTTAACCCAAACGGTTTCAAACGCATAGGTCCTGCAACTGCCATCAAGATGATTCGTGAACACTCTAGACTTGAGGATATACCTGCAATACAAGAACAGTTGGATATGATTGATTATTCACAAATTAGAGACATATTTCTAAAACCTGATGTGTCCCAAGTCGATGATATTGAATTTGGTGATGTGAATAATGATGGTATAATACAGTTCATGGCACAAAAGCATGATTTTTCTGCTGATAAAATAAATGCGTCCCTTGGAAGACTAGAGAAAGCACTAGAGAAGAAAAATCAGACTTTGGAGAATTGGTTTTAA
- a CDS encoding triose-phosphate isomerase codes for MFILNCKNYPEASSDRLIKISTISKRLSIKYKIPILIAPPPHMTSEIARHYKCVISQSTDNAKIGSSTGYMVPELLKKAKIVGSLINHSEHRIPQSEIAIQVSTLKKLDMLSIVCVQNVREAKKMVKLNPDYIAIEPPELIGTGRSVSTHRPELIVEASKIINGTKNKTKLLCGAGIISGKDVTRAIELGAVGILVASGIIKVKNYARVMESFAKSFKG; via the coding sequence TTGTTTATTCTTAATTGTAAAAATTACCCAGAGGCATCAAGTGATCGGTTAATAAAAATATCAACCATATCTAAGAGATTATCCATTAAATACAAAATACCAATACTAATAGCACCACCACCACACATGACATCAGAGATTGCAAGACATTACAAATGTGTAATATCCCAAAGTACAGATAATGCAAAGATTGGTAGTTCCACAGGATATATGGTTCCAGAGTTGCTAAAAAAGGCCAAAATAGTAGGCTCTCTAATTAATCACAGTGAGCACAGAATACCACAAAGTGAAATTGCAATTCAAGTCAGTACTCTGAAAAAATTAGATATGCTGAGTATAGTATGTGTTCAAAATGTACGAGAGGCAAAAAAAATGGTAAAATTAAATCCAGATTATATCGCCATAGAGCCACCAGAATTAATTGGTACCGGAAGATCAGTATCGACACATCGTCCAGAATTAATAGTTGAGGCATCAAAGATAATTAATGGCACAAAAAATAAAACCAAACTATTGTGTGGGGCAGGAATAATATCAGGCAAAGATGTAACAAGAGCAATAGAGCTTGGTGCAGTAGGAATTCTTGTTGCTAGTGGAATAATAAAGGTGAAAAATTATGCTAGAGTTATGGAATCATTTGCAAAATCATTCAAAGGTTAA
- a CDS encoding 50S ribosomal protein L40e translates to MPITNPLKKRIAQQARLYMRICFNCGVRNPLSATRCRKCHNAYLRLKNRTLGIKK, encoded by the coding sequence ATGCCAATTACAAATCCTCTAAAAAAACGTATAGCACAACAAGCTCGTCTATACATGCGAATATGTTTCAATTGTGGAGTTAGAAATCCACTATCTGCTACAAGATGTCGTAAATGCCACAACGCATATCTTCGATTAAAAAATAGAACTCTTGGAATAAAAAAGTAG
- the cofG gene encoding 7,8-didemethyl-8-hydroxy-5-deazariboflavin synthase subunit CofG codes for MSELIFENETLNQALEGHVPSYDESILLYDYSQNNTAELFQTADVLRKKHKGSNITFSKKAFFNVINLCSDTCSYCTYKATPNDASLSMLNKDSVQELAELSMKYRCVEALLVTGENPDSYPLAKRWLADMNYSSTMEYLIDMSEMLLDIGLFPHTNAGNLDYSELAKLSDTNASLGLMLESTSEELLKPGMAHHLAPSKKPSSRIRVLNDAGRLGIPMTTGILLGIGETPMDAIRSIYAIQKIHNRYQNIQEVIIQNFQPKPSTSMESCNAAPFDYFKMIVSLCRVILPTMNIQIPPNLSPTSYDTFLNLGINDWGGISPFTPDHVNPEFSWPAINDVSEKCSLNNYTLQCRFPVYPEFLHMSSRRVQDATKRIADENDLVKSSFWR; via the coding sequence TTGTCTGAACTGATATTTGAAAATGAAACATTAAATCAGGCACTTGAAGGTCACGTGCCATCATATGATGAATCCATCCTATTATATGATTATTCACAGAATAATACTGCCGAATTATTTCAAACTGCAGATGTTTTACGCAAAAAACACAAGGGGAGTAACATTACTTTTTCGAAAAAAGCATTTTTTAATGTAATAAATTTATGCTCTGATACATGTTCCTACTGTACATACAAGGCAACTCCTAATGATGCTAGTCTATCGATGTTAAACAAAGACTCTGTGCAAGAATTGGCAGAACTATCTATGAAGTATAGATGTGTAGAGGCGTTACTTGTTACCGGTGAGAATCCAGACTCGTATCCACTTGCCAAACGGTGGCTTGCTGATATGAACTATTCATCTACCATGGAATATCTAATTGACATGTCTGAGATGTTGCTTGATATTGGTCTTTTTCCACACACAAATGCAGGCAATCTGGATTATTCCGAGTTGGCAAAACTCTCTGACACTAATGCAAGTTTGGGTCTTATGCTTGAAAGTACTAGTGAGGAGTTGCTAAAACCTGGCATGGCACATCATCTGGCTCCTAGCAAAAAACCCTCATCTCGAATACGTGTCTTGAATGATGCAGGAAGACTCGGTATTCCAATGACAACTGGAATACTTTTAGGTATAGGGGAGACCCCGATGGATGCAATTCGCTCTATATACGCTATTCAAAAAATTCATAACAGATATCAAAATATTCAAGAAGTAATAATACAAAATTTCCAACCAAAACCCTCAACCAGTATGGAGTCTTGTAACGCTGCCCCTTTTGACTATTTTAAAATGATAGTGTCTTTGTGTAGAGTGATACTTCCTACTATGAATATCCAGATTCCGCCAAATTTGTCGCCTACCTCATACGATACGTTTCTGAATCTAGGCATAAATGATTGGGGTGGGATATCCCCCTTTACACCAGATCATGTGAATCCAGAATTTTCATGGCCTGCCATAAATGATGTATCTGAAAAATGCAGTTTGAATAATTATACACTACAATGTAGATTTCCAGTATATCCTGAATTTCTACACATGTCTAGTAGACGTGTACAGGATGCAACAAAACGTATAGCCGATGAAAATGATTTAGTGAAGAGTAGTTTTTGGAGATGA
- the cofH gene encoding 5-amino-6-(D-ribitylamino)uracil--L-tyrosine 4-hydroxyphenyl transferase CofH, which translates to MTLLHTIHFDSKIVDTLQSVLDGDVLSVKGADTLYNCSTDDSPLIGMTADSLRGKSVGDLVTYVVNRNINFTNVCVKQCGFCAFSRDFRDESEAYMLPTSEIVRRAQEAYSLGATEVCIQAGLAPDMPVDTYEDICRAIKSKMPDIHIHGFSPEEILYGATNSGVSIREYLSRLKDAGVDTLPGTSSEILDQGIRDKISPGRISVEDWEHVIKTAHKMGIRTTSTMMYGHIESSMDRVKHIARIRDIQTETGGFTEFVPLSFIHNEAPMYTHHLADDLRAGPTVHEVLLTHAISRIMLYDSIPNIQMSWVKEGMPMSQMLLLWGANDFGGTLMNESISTSAGSEYGQLLRPQDIRHLVTSINRIPAERSTTYDILKTFEGKPAFEKLNVVDSTQFGSFFNMIKSKNYRYVNPKIK; encoded by the coding sequence ATGACTCTATTACACACTATACATTTTGACTCTAAAATAGTGGACACTCTTCAGTCTGTGTTGGACGGTGATGTACTGAGTGTAAAGGGTGCCGATACACTATACAACTGTTCAACTGATGATTCCCCTTTAATTGGAATGACAGCAGATTCTCTTCGGGGAAAAAGCGTTGGAGATTTAGTGACATATGTTGTGAATCGAAATATCAACTTTACAAATGTCTGTGTTAAACAATGTGGGTTTTGCGCCTTTAGTCGTGACTTTAGAGATGAATCTGAGGCCTACATGTTACCCACATCTGAAATTGTACGCAGAGCGCAAGAAGCGTATTCTTTGGGAGCAACAGAGGTGTGTATTCAGGCAGGACTTGCGCCAGACATGCCGGTCGATACGTATGAGGATATATGCCGAGCCATAAAATCTAAAATGCCTGATATTCACATACATGGGTTCTCTCCAGAGGAGATACTATATGGTGCTACAAATTCTGGTGTGTCTATACGTGAGTATTTGTCTAGATTAAAGGATGCAGGTGTGGATACCCTTCCTGGCACATCNAGTGAAATACTAGATCAGGGCATTCGTGATAAAATCTCACCTGGTAGAATCAGCGTGGAAGATTGGGAACATGTCATTAAAACTGCGCACAAGATGGGAATTCGCACTACATCTACAATGATGTATGGACACATAGAGTCCTCAATGGATAGAGTAAAACACATTGCAAGGATACGTGACATACAAACAGAGACTGGTGGATTCACTGAATTTGTACCACTAAGTTTTATTCATAATGAGGCTCCAATGTACACTCACCATCTTGCCGATGATTTACGTGCAGGTCCTACCGTACATGAAGTTTTACTGACACATGCAATTTCCCGAATCATGCTGTATGACTCCATACCTAACATCCAAATGTCTTGGGTAAAGGAGGGTATGCCCATGTCTCAAATGTTATTGTTGTGGGGTGCAAATGATTTTGGTGGAACTTTGATGAATGAGAGTATATCCACATCTGCCGGTTCAGAGTATGGTCAATTATTAAGACCTCAGGATATACGCCATCTTGTCACATCCATTAATCGTATACCTGCTGAGCGAAGTACCACTTATGATATACTAAAGACGTTTGAGGGCAAACCTGCATTTGAGAAATTAAACGTTGTAGACTCTACACAATTCGGCTCTTTCTTTAATATGATAAAATCAAAAAATTATAGATATGTAAATCCCAAAATTAAATAA
- a CDS encoding calcium/sodium antiporter produces MEILLNIGLVIAGLALLCFGGNWLVSGGESIAKKLRMSPMIIGMTIVAYGTSTPELAFSFAAIYHPDIILGNIVGSNISNIGMVIGISAIILALTVNKKSVQKIIPIMIGVSLLLVILSIDGSITWHDGILLLGILIIFTLYIYKNSVKNREKYDKSIKVNIPKTILLIGLGITSLYGGGVLAIDNAVVVAETFGVSERVIGLTVIAIGTSLPELITSAIAIRRGKLDIGIGNILGSNIYNILMIIGVVSLITTIPVSAQIHVDYTIMIIFSLALILLLRTGKISRKFGVVLASGYVAYIIMTLII; encoded by the coding sequence ATGGAAATACTACTAAACATAGGGCTAGTAATAGCCGGATTAGCTTTGCTGTGTTTTGGTGGAAACTGGCTAGTAAGCGGTGGGGAGTCTATTGCTAAAAAACTTCGAATGAGCCCTATGATTATTGGTATGACCATAGTGGCATATGGAACATCTACACCCGAACTTGCATTCAGCTTTGCAGCAATATATCATCCGGATATAATACTTGGAAATATTGTTGGAAGTAATATAAGTAATATTGGAATGGTAATAGGAATTTCAGCTATAATTCTCGCATTAACTGTAAATAAAAAATCAGTTCAAAAAATTATTCCAATTATGATTGGCGTGTCATTATTATTAGTGATACTATCCATAGACGGCTCTATCACTTGGCACGATGGTATACTACTTTTAGGTATTTTGATCATTTTCACATTATACATTTACAAAAATTCAGTAAAGAATAGAGAAAAATATGACAAGAGTATCAAAGTGAATATCCCAAAGACGATATTATTGATTGGTCTGGGGATAACATCATTGTATGGCGGAGGAGTGTTGGCCATAGATAATGCAGTTGTGGTAGCTGAAACATTTGGCGTGTCAGAGAGAGTAATAGGGCTTACTGTAATTGCGATAGGCACGTCTCTGCCTGAATTAATCACATCAGCAATTGCAATTCGTAGAGGAAAATTAGATATCGGAATTGGAAATATACTAGGAAGTAATATTTACAATATTTTAATGATAATCGGAGTGGTATCACTAATAACAACCATACCAGTTTCAGCACAGATACATGTAGATTATACAATAATGATAATATTCTCACTAGCATTAATTTTACTATTAAGAACAGGTAAGATTAGTAGAAAATTTGGAGTTGTTCTAGCATCCGGTTATGTCGCTTATATAATAATGACATTAATTATTTAA
- a CDS encoding PAC2 family protein: MSKYNTTSVHEINKHQYNSPIIFAGFVGPGLVGTLTVHHMIKNLKMKEVAFMKSPNMPPVTVFMQGRLRHPFRFYTNEEGNICAIICEITLPKEGLFSMTEAILNWAEEKNSNEIIILDGVTSDKEHDKQTFCAAESDMCRIMEDKNISMIPQGFITGVTGSLLNECLMRPIRGVTLLVKVKDKTNPLAAATLIRSINKVYGTNIDTEELEKENARLGKEYKEMSEEYQKDRSANSGMYM; this comes from the coding sequence TTGTCAAAATATAACACCACTAGTGTACATGAAATTAATAAACATCAATATAATTCACCCATAATATTTGCAGGGTTTGTAGGTCCCGGACTTGTAGGTACATTAACGGTACACCATATGATCAAAAATCTAAAAATGAAGGAAGTTGCATTTATGAAATCGCCCAATATGCCACCGGTAACAGTATTTATGCAAGGAAGATTACGTCACCCATTCAGATTCTATACCAACGAGGAGGGAAATATCTGTGCAATTATTTGTGAAATCACTCTACCAAAGGAAGGATTATTTTCCATGACAGAGGCAATTCTAAATTGGGCAGAAGAGAAAAATTCAAATGAAATTATAATACTAGATGGAGTTACAAGTGACAAGGAACACGATAAGCAAACATTTTGTGCTGCTGAATCAGATATGTGTAGAATTATGGAGGACAAAAACATCAGTATGATCCCTCAAGGATTCATAACCGGTGTTACAGGAAGCCTACTCAATGAATGTTTAATGAGACCAATACGTGGTGTTACACTATTAGTTAAGGTTAAAGACAAAACAAATCCACTAGCAGCTGCTACATTGATTCGCTCAATAAATAAGGTATATGGAACAAATATCGATACTGAAGAGTTGGAGAAAGAGAATGCAAGATTGGGTAAAGAATACAAAGAGATGTCAGAAGAGTATCAAAAGGATCGTTCTGCAAATTCAGGCATGTATATGTAA
- a CDS encoding tetratricopeptide repeat protein — MITTYNIGENFKIRYKLLNEENQQPLYRYMNKKYINEFFKSGTLHIPSFERCRNHKSNIRQDPFDGYYSEECENDSKGNIKLTDGTFHNSNFKNSDKNHTDFVEVVSRRTRGHVLSTSTELSSKLQNHFKTDGILEITNPIRFGKAILESLYQAKRMIITQVLYENNIDMNDFKNLFEFMIKDAKFSNEKEFRFVFPVDKNDNCSDYIEIKCPKAIQFCNIKNACENKIKQMNVKGKSLLKQNESNSALFYQEITRRGLDDVDSNYEIGLVWMCMGKYEDAMCCFDRALELNPKFASAYTNKAFILCKMKKFDVALKNLNKALTIEPNAKTYYNIAVVLKELGMYYDALIYIRRATNLEPDNVNWHNIRDEFLKEFRCYGLC; from the coding sequence ATGATTACAACATATAATATAGGTGAGAATTTTAAAATAAGATACAAACTACTCAACGAAGAAAATCAACAACCATTATACAGGTATATGAATAAGAAATACATAAATGAGTTTTTTAAATCTGGCACTCTTCACATTCCTTCATTTGAAAGATGTAGAAATCATAAATCCAATATAAGGCAAGATCCGTTTGATGGGTATTATTCTGAAGAATGTGAAAATGATAGTAAGGGTAATATAAAATTGACAGATGGTACCTTTCATAACTCAAATTTTAAAAATAGTGATAAAAATCATACTGATTTTGTAGAGGTTGTTAGTAGAAGAACAAGAGGTCATGTACTATCAACATCTACAGAGTTAAGTTCAAAACTTCAAAATCATTTTAAGACAGATGGTATTCTAGAAATTACAAACCCCATAAGATTTGGGAAAGCTATCTTAGAATCATTATATCAAGCTAAACGTATGATCATAACTCAAGTGCTTTATGAAAATAATATAGATATGAATGATTTTAAAAATTTATTTGAATTTATGATTAAAGATGCAAAATTTTCTAATGAAAAAGAGTTTAGATTTGTTTTTCCAGTTGATAAAAATGATAATTGTTCAGACTATATAGAAATTAAATGTCCAAAAGCTATACAATTTTGTAATATAAAAAATGCATGTGAAAATAAAATAAAACAGATGAATGTCAAAGGAAAATCACTATTAAAACAAAACGAGTCGAATTCAGCATTGTTTTATCAAGAGATTACACGTCGTGGTCTAGATGATGTGGACAGTAATTATGAAATTGGATTGGTATGGATGTGTATGGGAAAGTATGAAGATGCAATGTGTTGTTTTGACAGAGCATTAGAATTAAATCCCAAGTTTGCTAGTGCGTATACAAATAAGGCATTCATACTATGCAAAATGAAAAAATTCGATGTAGCGTTAAAAAATTTAAATAAAGCATTAACTATAGAGCCTAATGCGAAAACATACTATAACATAGCAGTAGTCTTAAAAGAACTCGGTATGTATTACGACGCATTAATCTATATTCGAAGAGCAACAAATTTAGAGCCAGATAATGTAAATTGGCATAACATCAGAGATGAATTTTTAAAAGAATTTAGATGTTATGGATTATGTTAA